GGTGCTGGAATTGGGATTGTTCCAATTCTTGAATGAAATCATGTCTTCAGTGACCAATTCATATTTGAAAGTCCCATCCTATCCAGAGCAGTGCCTAGTCTCTCTGGATGAAAGATCTTTAATTAGTGAAATACTTTGGCATCTTGGTCATCTCTCACAAAACTTCTCTGTATAGGTGTAGAATACCGTGCGCTTGGTCATATTTATTAAGTACACTGTGACTGTGGTGTAATTAAACGGATTTGAATTAGCAAATTAATCTCATTAAGGCCTCTCCCCGATATCATGCTCACTCATCTCATGCAGAACTCACACTAGAGTAAGACGAAACATGCTAAGTGCATTTTTATACGACTTAATGATTGTGCATGGGCTGCAACATATTTAGAAGGCTGCACTTAAACATAATGTAGGACTTTAGAAGGTCAAGGTGATACTATGGTAAAGCAGGTAGAAATGTGACTTTTTTTTATATCAAACTCATAACCTTTAGCAATGACTGCAGGGTTCCTTGAATCACGGCCCTTGAGGGCCAGAACAAGATATTGTCCTAACTTACTATAGACTTATTGCTTGTACTTTATCTCCCAGATAAACTTTTGTCAAACTTCATCTGACAGGTAAATCTGTGGACCTGGCAGTAACTTTACTTTTACCAGTTATTTTTAGGTCGCCATACCTCAAATGATTGGTCACCCCTGTAGAACTTGTCACTACTATGTTCTCTTAACACTCAACCTGCAGTAGTGATACTGTCATTATACCTCTGATCACTTGAGTGTGACATTTGCTAATACTTGTCAGTTTTAAAATGAAGTAGCGATGGAAATAATAGGTCTGAAGACTGGTCCATGAGGTAGGTTTGAGGAACGCTGCATAGCTGGTATGTTGTTAGCACTAAGCATTTTTGAAAAAAATCACTTAGAAGGCTGGAAAATGATGAACAGAACTGTATGTGGCACTACGGCGATTTGAAAAAGGCCGGTGTCTTTCGGTCGCTAGCATGGGCACATATGCATGAAGACGGACGGGCGGTAGGGCTGGCTTGAGTCTCACTAATAGAATGCATGGTTGTAATAGTTGACTTGCGCTGCATATAAAGTCCATTCAAATCTCTTCTATTCTTTGCTATACTCCTGAAGCTGACTAATTCTTATCTCCACTGATCGATCtttttactgtgtgtttgtgtttttgtttgtttttgtatgacTATGATGATTGTCTTAGTCTTAAAACTACCAGGTGGACCAGATGGTTTCCCTTACTTGAGGCTGTTTCTTTTTGGAAACTTTTGTGACTCCTTCTACGTTCTTGCACCGATGCTAAGTTCAGAGTGTTTTTACCCTCAGTGTTTATATATTCTCTATAtcctcaagaaaaaaaaaaacattcttccAAAATAGACGAAGAATGGAATAAAAACAATGGTATTTATTACACCCTATACTCAAGCGTGTGTATTGCACTTTATTTACTGTGATGGGTGGAGATGCAGTCGTGTTGAAGAGTGTGCTTTACTGCAGCTGAAAACAGGCCATTTTTCCtgcaccccacccacaccccagaGGTTGGCCTGGCAGTGAGACAGGGGCTGATGTAATGCAATGATCCAATGTTTTTTAGTGTAACAGATTTCCTCTGTTTGGCATAACACCCTTTCCTTTAAAAAACATTTGGACCACCAGTGACAAAGCCTTGTCACCTAGCTTGGGCAAGTACAGTTTCAGGCATCAAATGCCGAAGACAATGCCACTGATTGGCGGGCCAACGGTGGAAATGTCTGTGTTGTTGCACTGGATGGCCCAGTCAGAGTTTCCATGCCCTGCTTGCTGCTGCTCAAATGAGCTGAACTCTGATTAGATCTTGGATCTGTGTCctgtgtgatgtcataatgggcccACCGCCCCCGCCAGCGACTCCAGGAGTTGGAAGTAGTTGTACTTAATGTCATACTCCATGTCGTACCAGAAATTCACtgtggaaacaaaacaaaacgtcaAAACCATCAGGAGGTTTCTAAGCAATCAAGACAGGCAGACAAGGAACAACACTGCACATTTAACCGCTTGGTCCAAGTCCTGACTGGCCTTGAAGCCAATAACATAACCATTAATTACATAACATAATCCTCTCAAACTCATAAACCTGAAACACTTCCACGGCTGTACTTCATAGGGATAAAGTTTCAGATGTCTTGTAGAAATACACTTTGGCATCAGCCAGGAGGAGACAAACTCAAACCTGGAACTCTCCACTGTACAATCTGTGCACttcacacaccatcagcacatTTCTATTCATTCAATTTAGCATGTATCTGACATGGAACTTTCACAGATATATTCTTGACGTTAGACTGAGGTTCAAATCATATTACAATCTTAGGGAATCGACTGTCTGACCCTCGTGTACCTGCAATACATCCGTGAGACTGGCGCACGTGGTGGAACCAGAGAGAGGGCAGGTAGAGCATCTCTCCAGCTCgcactgtgcagtgcagtggctGGGCCAGTCTGTAGGACGGATACTTTTCCAGGTCTGGCTTCAGGGGGTCCACAGGGATCCAGGGTACCTGAGGTGGTATATACTGTTAGCTATGGAATAAGGCATGAAGCCAAAGGACCTGCTTTGATTCAGTCTGCAAAGAAATGAACATGTTGGGCCATTTATGTTACTACATCTTTATAATCAATCCAACTaaaagtattcatgggtttcatcaggtccctttccacaggtgtatttatcaagcaccatgcagtctgcattgataatcaaggagcttgattgtatacacctgtggaaagggatctgatgaaacccatgaatacacaaATTAAGTCCACAGAAGCATCACTATTACTTTTGTATACATAACAGAATTATAGTACAATAGTCATAAGCCCTGCCCTATCACTGTGTATGATGAAATGTGTTCCAGAAACAGTAGCTAGTATCCACATCGCATCAAGCTGAATTACCTTCTCAGAGTTTTCCTCATCTACCACTTCAAAGCTGTCATCCTCCTTCACGCTATACACTGCCGGCTGGTACAGCTCTGTGGAAAGAAGACCAAGAGGGGATGTCGTAACACAACGATACAGTCTGATCTCCTGCTCCATGTGTACAGGAATGTCAGAAGAACTGTGCTACTGTCTGAGGTaagtgaggatgaggaaggtTACCATAAGGGATGAAGGGTCGGTCAGACGGAGGCAGGAGAATGAAGTGCTTCTCTCCGGACACGACACAGTACAGGTTCTCATAGTGGTCTTTGTGCACTGCAACACAAGTCAATACGATTGCATGTCTAATACTGGGCATGTACGTACTTGTGCAACAACTAGACTTGTCATTTTGCCTAATGGACCTTACGCACGGACGCCTCTTTACCCGGTTCAATTGTTTCCGGTAGCTGGGTGCtttttgtgtgcagtgtgccgACTAAAGACTTCAGGATATGAGATGAAATATTACTCACTTGAAGTGACAGCACGGGTCTCTCCCAACCAGAAATTCACAGCATCAGGCGGCTTCCCTGAAACACAAACGCGACTGGTCAAGATGGCTCTGTTTTCTCTCATTGAAGAGTTGAAAATCAGACACAGGAGAAACTCTCCACTTCACATCATTCAGACACACAAGTAATAGATCTCAGGCAAAGTAGTTCATTTTGAGGGCTGAATTCTGATGCCAATATAATACATCATACACATCTACATAATAACTTGTCTGCCAGAGCCTACCTGCCTGCCTGAACATCTACTTAGTCTGGCAACGCACCTAGAGCTTCACTCATCCAGGGAATGTGAGGTTCCACATCCTCAGTCAGTTCTGGGAGCTCCTCTGTGAGGTTGGAGCACTGCTTCTGCACATAGAACACACCACTGCTCTTCACTTTCCCCTCAATCACATCCAACAATGACGAGAAGGTCATCTGCCTCTCCTCAGGCATGACAAAGCGATCCCCGTATACGGCATCCGCATATCCGTTTGGGGTCACCGCCACGCTTATCACCTTAGAGCCAACAGCTTCCCTGTTGAGGTCAAACAGGAGAAATAAGTCATGaacaggacagagagatggtGTATAGCTGTTCTCAAGTAAATAAGTAGCATTGGTGCAAATGATTATCATAAGCAATcaaatatgtttatgtttaataTGTACTAACTATGAATGATTATGTGAAATCCAATAACACGACTGGGGCTTGAGTCACCTGAGGTAAGTTGGGTTCCACTTGGACAGTGCTGGCCAGTGATCGAATGCATTACGGATGATGCATGGCTTGTTGGGACCGATCCACTCGCGGTAGAACTGCAGAGCAGATGGTGGCTCCTCCAGATATGGCACCGTTTCATTCAGATAAAGTTCTGATTGAGTAAAGGAAATGAGTGTATGATACATTGAACACAACTGAATCCACTGTTCATCAAAAGTACTTATGAACCTCTACTGCAATACAACATAATGTTTAAATTTAGGATCTCTACATTTTATGAACCTCTGAAAGCTTGGTTGTTTTAATTCAGTGCGATATCAATTAAAGTAACATGGTAACATCATACGTTACATGGCTGGATGTTGACTCTCAGCCAACGTAAGAGAAACTGCGTGCTAATATTGAGAGTAGAATATGTCAGACTTCGAATGACAATACAAATttagcacacaaaaaaaaatattcagacTAGCCTAGTCACTAACCTCGAGCCTCTTTGGGAAAATCTCTAAGACAGTTCTTCACGTTGTCAATGCTCTCCTGCGTGTCCTCCATGATGGCATAGTGGTGAAATAAGTAATAGTATATGGCTTACCTATATGCGTAACTTATGTATATGAACATTTCGTTTAAAAATGAGGGCACATGTAGATACTTAGCTGTGCTGTCAGGTCTATAGGGTGGGTGACAGccagcatgcacacaagcatTGCTGCTTAG
The genomic region above belongs to Sardina pilchardus chromosome 20, fSarPil1.1, whole genome shotgun sequence and contains:
- the jmjd7 gene encoding bifunctional peptidase and (3S)-lysyl hydroxylase JMJD7, which encodes MEDTQESIDNVKNCLRDFPKEARELYLNETVPYLEEPPSALQFYREWIGPNKPCIIRNAFDHWPALSKWNPTYLREAVGSKVISVAVTPNGYADAVYGDRFVMPEERQMTFSSLLDVIEGKVKSSGVFYVQKQCSNLTEELPELTEDVEPHIPWMSEALGKPPDAVNFWLGETRAVTSMHKDHYENLYCVVSGEKHFILLPPSDRPFIPYELYQPAVYSVKEDDSFEVVDEENSEKVPWIPVDPLKPDLEKYPSYRLAQPLHCTVRAGEMLYLPSLWFHHVRQSHGCIAVNFWYDMEYDIKYNYFQLLESLAGAVGPL